A part of Azospirillum thermophilum genomic DNA contains:
- a CDS encoding isovaleryl-CoA dehydrogenase produces the protein MLSNQYPSLNFDLGEAADMLRDSVRSFAAAEIAPRAAEIDQTNEFPNELWRKLGDLGVLGITVEEEYGGAGMGYLEHVVAMEEISRASASVGLSYGAHSNLCVNQIRKNGTAEQKSRYLPKLISGEHIGALAMSEPNAGSDVVSMKLRAEKKGDRYVLNGTKMWITNGPDADTLVIYAKTDVNAGPRGITAFLVEKGFKGFSVAQKLDKLGMRGSNTGELVFEDCEVPEENVLGGVGRGVNVLMSGLDYERAVLAGGPLGIMQACMDIVIPYVHDRKQFGQPIGEFQLMQGKLADMYTIMNAAKAYVYTVAKACDRGETTRKDAAAAILYSAEKATWMALEAIQCLGGNGYINEYPTGRLLRDAKLYEIGAGTSEIRRMLIGRELFKETA, from the coding sequence ATGCTGTCCAACCAGTATCCGTCGCTGAACTTCGACCTGGGCGAGGCCGCCGACATGCTGCGCGATTCGGTGCGCAGCTTCGCCGCCGCCGAGATCGCCCCCCGCGCCGCCGAGATCGACCAGACCAACGAGTTCCCGAACGAGCTGTGGCGCAAGCTGGGCGACCTCGGCGTGCTGGGCATCACGGTCGAGGAGGAGTATGGCGGCGCCGGCATGGGTTATCTGGAGCATGTCGTGGCGATGGAGGAGATCTCCCGCGCCTCGGCCTCCGTCGGGCTCAGCTACGGCGCGCATTCCAACCTCTGCGTCAACCAGATCCGCAAGAACGGCACCGCCGAGCAGAAGAGCCGCTACCTGCCGAAGCTGATCTCCGGCGAGCATATCGGCGCGCTGGCCATGTCCGAGCCGAACGCCGGCTCCGATGTCGTGTCGATGAAGCTGCGCGCCGAGAAGAAGGGCGACCGCTACGTCCTCAACGGCACCAAGATGTGGATCACCAACGGCCCGGACGCCGACACGCTGGTGATCTACGCCAAGACCGACGTCAACGCCGGCCCGCGCGGCATCACCGCCTTCCTGGTCGAGAAGGGCTTCAAGGGCTTCTCGGTCGCGCAGAAGCTGGACAAGCTGGGCATGCGCGGCTCCAACACCGGCGAACTGGTGTTCGAGGACTGCGAGGTCCCGGAGGAGAATGTGCTGGGCGGCGTCGGGCGCGGCGTCAACGTGCTGATGTCCGGCCTCGACTACGAGCGCGCGGTGCTGGCCGGCGGCCCGCTCGGCATCATGCAGGCCTGCATGGACATCGTCATTCCCTATGTCCATGACCGCAAGCAGTTCGGCCAGCCGATCGGCGAGTTCCAGCTCATGCAGGGCAAGCTCGCCGACATGTACACCATCATGAACGCCGCCAAGGCCTATGTGTACACCGTCGCCAAGGCCTGCGACCGCGGCGAGACCACCCGCAAGGACGCCGCCGCGGCGATCCTCTATTCCGCCGAGAAGGCGACCTGGATGGCGCTGGAGGCGATCCAGTGCCTGGGCGGCAACGGCTACATCAACGAATACCCGACGGGCCGCCTGCTGCGCGACGCCAAGCTCTACGAGATCGGCGCCGGCACCAGCGAGATCCGCCGGATGCTGATCGGCCGCGAGCTGTTCAAGGAAACGGCCTGA
- a CDS encoding carboxyl transferase domain-containing protein has product MTVLKSALNARSAEFQTNADAMAALVADLRQKVAAIQQGGGAKARDKHLARGKLLPRERVRQLLDVGSPFLELSQMAAYKVYEDDVPAAGIITGIGSVAGQECMIVVNDATVKGGTYYPLTVKKHLRAQEIAQQNNLPCIYLVDSGGANLPNQDEVFPDRDHFGRIFFNQANMSAQGIPQIAVVMGSCTAGGAYVPAMSDEAIIVRNQGTIFLGGPPLVKAATGEVVSAEDLGGADVHSRTSGVTDHYAMNDAHALAMARRVVENLNRSKRIDLDLRRPEEPHYDPRELYGVIPSDARKPFDVREVIARIVDGSRFDEFKPLYGTTLVTGFAHIFGYPVGIIANNGILFSESALKGAHFVELCCQRRIPLVFLQNITGFMVGRKYEAGGIAKDGAKLVTAVACAQVPKFTVIIGGSYGAGNYGMCGRAYSPRFLWMWPNARISVMGGEQAAGVLAQVKRDALEAQGRSWPAEEEDAFKAPIRAQYETQGHPYYASARLWDDGIIDPADTRMVLGLGLSASLNAPVPETKFGVFRM; this is encoded by the coding sequence ATGACCGTCCTGAAGAGCGCCCTGAACGCGCGCTCCGCGGAATTCCAGACCAATGCCGACGCCATGGCGGCGCTGGTCGCCGACCTGCGCCAGAAGGTGGCGGCCATCCAGCAGGGCGGCGGCGCCAAGGCGCGCGACAAGCATCTGGCGCGCGGCAAGCTGCTGCCGCGCGAGCGCGTCCGCCAGCTCCTCGACGTCGGCTCGCCCTTCCTGGAGCTGTCGCAGATGGCGGCCTACAAGGTGTACGAGGATGACGTGCCGGCCGCCGGCATCATCACCGGCATCGGCTCGGTCGCCGGACAGGAATGCATGATCGTCGTCAACGACGCGACGGTGAAGGGCGGCACCTACTATCCGCTGACGGTCAAGAAGCACCTGCGCGCGCAGGAGATCGCCCAGCAGAACAACCTGCCCTGCATCTATCTGGTCGACAGCGGCGGCGCCAACCTGCCGAACCAGGACGAGGTCTTCCCCGACCGCGACCATTTCGGCCGCATCTTCTTCAACCAGGCCAACATGTCGGCCCAGGGCATCCCGCAGATCGCGGTGGTGATGGGAAGCTGCACGGCCGGCGGCGCCTATGTGCCCGCCATGTCGGACGAGGCGATCATCGTCCGCAACCAGGGCACCATCTTCCTCGGCGGTCCGCCGCTGGTGAAGGCGGCGACCGGCGAGGTGGTGTCGGCCGAGGATCTGGGCGGCGCCGACGTGCATTCCCGCACCTCCGGCGTGACCGACCATTATGCGATGAACGACGCCCATGCGCTGGCCATGGCCCGGCGGGTTGTGGAGAACCTGAACCGCAGCAAGCGGATCGACCTCGACCTCCGCCGGCCGGAGGAGCCGCACTATGACCCGCGCGAGCTCTACGGCGTCATCCCCAGCGACGCGCGCAAGCCTTTCGACGTGCGCGAGGTGATCGCCCGCATCGTCGACGGCTCGCGCTTCGACGAGTTCAAGCCGCTCTACGGCACCACGCTGGTCACCGGCTTCGCCCACATCTTCGGCTATCCGGTCGGCATCATCGCCAACAACGGCATCCTCTTCTCGGAAAGCGCGCTGAAGGGCGCCCATTTCGTCGAGCTGTGCTGCCAGCGCCGCATCCCGCTGGTGTTCCTGCAGAACATCACCGGCTTCATGGTCGGCCGCAAGTACGAGGCCGGCGGCATCGCCAAGGACGGCGCCAAGCTGGTGACCGCGGTCGCCTGCGCCCAGGTGCCGAAATTCACCGTCATCATCGGCGGCAGCTACGGCGCCGGCAACTACGGCATGTGCGGCCGCGCCTACAGCCCGCGCTTCCTCTGGATGTGGCCGAACGCCCGCATCTCCGTCATGGGCGGCGAGCAGGCGGCCGGCGTGCTGGCCCAGGTGAAGCGCGACGCGCTGGAGGCCCAGGGCAGGAGCTGGCCGGCCGAGGAGGAGGACGCCTTCAAGGCGCCGATCCGCGCCCAGTACGAGACGCAGGGCCATCCCTACTATGCCTCCGCCCGGTTGTGGGACGACGGCATCATCGACCCGGCGGACACCCGCATGGTCCTCGGCCTCGGCCTGTCGGCGTCGCTGAACGCCCCGGTGCCGGAGACGAAGTTCGGCGTGTTCCGGATGTGA
- a CDS encoding enoyl-CoA hydratase/isomerase family protein: protein MKHLLIDVAPSGVAAVTMNRGDVHNAFNEEVIAELTEAFRSLGVNPEVRAILLRGAGKSFSAGADLGWMKKMAGYSHQENVEDAMGLATMLRTLDECPKPTVAVVQGPAYGGGVGLVSACDIAVAADSASFALTEVRLGLIPAVISPYVIAAIGERACRRYFLTGERFSAAEALRLGLLHQTVKADELDACVEVMVHNLLQCGPDSQTAAKELIRAVARRPLSDAVVRDTAERIARQRASGEGREGVGAFLDKRDPAWRS, encoded by the coding sequence ATGAAGCATCTTCTGATCGACGTCGCCCCCAGCGGCGTCGCCGCCGTCACGATGAACCGCGGCGACGTCCACAACGCCTTCAACGAGGAGGTCATCGCCGAGCTGACGGAGGCCTTCCGCAGCCTGGGCGTCAACCCCGAGGTGCGGGCCATTCTGCTGCGCGGCGCCGGCAAGAGCTTTTCGGCCGGGGCGGACCTCGGCTGGATGAAGAAGATGGCGGGCTACTCCCACCAGGAGAATGTCGAGGACGCCATGGGGCTCGCCACCATGCTGCGCACGCTCGACGAATGCCCCAAGCCGACGGTGGCGGTGGTGCAGGGGCCGGCCTATGGTGGCGGCGTCGGGCTGGTGTCCGCCTGCGACATCGCCGTTGCCGCCGACAGCGCGAGCTTCGCCCTGACCGAGGTGAGGCTGGGCCTGATCCCGGCGGTCATCAGCCCCTATGTGATCGCCGCCATCGGCGAGCGGGCCTGCCGCCGCTACTTCCTCACCGGCGAGCGGTTTTCCGCCGCCGAGGCGCTGCGGCTCGGCCTGCTGCACCAGACCGTCAAGGCCGACGAGCTGGACGCCTGCGTCGAGGTGATGGTGCACAACCTGCTGCAGTGCGGCCCGGACTCGCAGACCGCGGCCAAGGAGCTGATCCGCGCCGTGGCGCGCCGCCCGCTGAGCGATGCGGTGGTGCGCGACACGGCCGAGCGCATCGCCCGCCAGCGGGCGAGCGGCGAGGGCAGGGAGGGCGTCGGCGCCTTCCTGGACAAGAGAGACCCTGCGTGGCGGAGCTGA
- a CDS encoding ABC transporter substrate-binding protein: protein MTLKTALFATAALIAATGAASAQSIPVGHLADQSGATSDVGVPYAQGVADALAYINAKGGVNGTKLAVDTVDYGYQAPRAISQYKKWSSGSDKIAALQGWGTADTEALTGFVGKDEIPAYSGSYSGHLTDPTGKGTHGSKPAPYNFFYGPSYSDALRGMLMWAAEDWKKKGGQGKPKYVHMGANHPYPNAPKEAGEALAKELGFDVLPAVQFALTPGDYTAQCLTLKEAGANYAYLGNTAGSNISVLKACQTVGAKVQFMGNVWGMDENAAKAAGAAADGVVFPLRTAVTWSGEAQGMKTMQEISKISDAAGTAYRPVHYLAGVCTAFYMKEAMDWAAKNGGVTGPGIRKGMYQKKDWVPAGLEGVCVPSTWTETDHRGMTAVNIYRASVKGDTGANVDELVKAGTIKLEKIATVDVPRKPEWLGW, encoded by the coding sequence ATGACGCTGAAGACCGCGCTGTTCGCGACGGCCGCCCTGATCGCCGCCACCGGCGCCGCCTCCGCCCAGTCGATCCCGGTCGGCCATCTCGCCGACCAGTCGGGCGCCACCTCGGACGTGGGCGTGCCCTATGCCCAGGGCGTCGCGGACGCGCTGGCCTACATCAACGCCAAGGGCGGCGTGAACGGTACCAAGCTGGCGGTCGACACGGTCGACTACGGCTATCAGGCGCCGCGCGCCATCAGCCAGTACAAGAAGTGGTCGTCGGGCAGCGACAAGATCGCAGCACTCCAGGGCTGGGGCACCGCCGACACCGAGGCGCTGACCGGCTTCGTCGGCAAGGACGAGATCCCCGCCTATTCCGGCTCCTACTCCGGGCACCTGACCGACCCGACCGGCAAGGGCACCCACGGCTCCAAGCCGGCCCCCTACAACTTCTTCTACGGCCCGTCCTACTCCGACGCGCTGCGCGGCATGCTGATGTGGGCGGCCGAGGACTGGAAGAAGAAGGGCGGCCAGGGCAAGCCGAAATACGTCCACATGGGCGCCAACCACCCCTATCCGAACGCCCCGAAGGAGGCCGGCGAGGCACTGGCCAAGGAACTGGGCTTCGACGTGCTGCCGGCCGTGCAGTTCGCCCTGACCCCCGGCGACTACACCGCCCAGTGCCTGACGCTGAAGGAGGCGGGCGCCAACTACGCCTATCTCGGCAACACCGCCGGCTCCAACATCTCGGTGCTGAAGGCCTGCCAGACGGTCGGCGCCAAGGTGCAGTTCATGGGCAACGTCTGGGGCATGGACGAGAACGCGGCGAAGGCCGCCGGCGCCGCCGCCGACGGCGTCGTCTTCCCGCTGCGCACCGCCGTCACCTGGTCGGGCGAGGCGCAGGGCATGAAGACCATGCAGGAGATCTCGAAGATCTCCGACGCGGCCGGCACCGCCTACCGCCCGGTGCATTACCTGGCCGGCGTCTGCACCGCCTTCTACATGAAGGAGGCGATGGACTGGGCGGCGAAGAACGGCGGCGTCACCGGCCCGGGCATCCGCAAGGGCATGTACCAGAAGAAGGACTGGGTGCCGGCCGGGCTGGAGGGCGTCTGCGTGCCGTCCACCTGGACCGAGACCGACCACCGCGGCATGACGGCGGTCAACATCTACCGCGCCTCGGTCAAGGGCGACACCGGCGCCAATGTGGACGAGCTGGTGAAGGCCGGCACGATCAAGCTGGAGAAGATCGCCACCGTCGACGTCCCGCGCAAGCCGGAATGGCTGGGCTGGTAA
- a CDS encoding acyl-CoA dehydrogenase, protein MRLTEEQQMVRDMARAFAQERLAPTAAGRDRTGAFPKEELAEMGKLGLMGMLVPEDLDGAGSDHVAYALAIEEIAAGDGAISTIMSVHNSVGCMPILKFGSREQQERFLKPMARGELLGAFCLTEPQAGSDASAIRTRARRDGDHWVLNGTKQFITSGRNADVAIVFAVTDPQAGKKGISAFIVPTGTPGYQVARVEEKLGQHCSDTCQIVFEECRVPADLMLGAEGAGYKVALANLEGGRIGIASQSVGMARAALDHAVRYAQERQSMGVPIIQHQAIAFRLADMATKVEAARQMVLHAAALRDAGEPCLKEAAMAKLFASEAAESVCSDAIQIHGGYGYLADFPVERIYRDVRVCQIYEGTSDIQRLVISRALVQ, encoded by the coding sequence ATGCGGCTGACGGAAGAGCAGCAGATGGTCCGCGACATGGCCCGCGCCTTCGCGCAGGAGCGGCTGGCGCCGACCGCCGCCGGGCGCGATCGCACCGGGGCCTTCCCGAAGGAGGAGCTGGCCGAGATGGGCAAGCTCGGCCTGATGGGCATGCTGGTCCCGGAGGATCTCGACGGCGCCGGCTCCGACCATGTCGCCTACGCCCTGGCGATCGAGGAGATCGCCGCCGGCGATGGCGCCATCTCGACCATCATGAGCGTCCACAACTCGGTCGGCTGCATGCCGATCCTGAAGTTCGGCAGCCGCGAGCAGCAGGAGCGTTTCCTGAAGCCGATGGCGCGCGGCGAACTGCTGGGCGCCTTCTGCCTGACCGAGCCGCAGGCGGGCTCCGACGCCTCGGCGATCAGGACGCGGGCGCGGCGCGACGGCGACCATTGGGTGCTGAACGGCACCAAGCAGTTCATCACGTCGGGCAGGAACGCCGACGTCGCCATCGTCTTCGCCGTCACCGATCCGCAGGCGGGCAAGAAGGGCATCAGCGCCTTCATCGTCCCGACCGGCACCCCCGGCTATCAGGTGGCGCGGGTCGAGGAGAAGCTGGGCCAGCACTGCTCCGACACCTGCCAGATCGTGTTCGAGGAATGCCGCGTCCCGGCCGACCTGATGCTGGGCGCCGAAGGCGCCGGCTACAAGGTGGCGCTCGCCAACCTGGAGGGCGGGCGCATCGGCATCGCCTCGCAGTCGGTCGGCATGGCCCGCGCGGCGCTCGATCACGCCGTCCGCTATGCGCAGGAGCGGCAGAGCATGGGCGTGCCGATCATCCAGCATCAGGCCATCGCCTTCCGGCTGGCCGACATGGCGACGAAGGTCGAGGCGGCCCGCCAGATGGTGCTGCATGCCGCCGCGCTGCGCGATGCCGGCGAGCCCTGCCTGAAGGAGGCCGCCATGGCGAAGCTGTTCGCGTCGGAGGCGGCGGAGAGCGTGTGCTCCGACGCCATCCAGATCCATGGCGGCTACGGCTACCTCGCCGACTTCCCGGTCGAGCGCATCTACCGCGACGTCCGGGTCTGCCAGATTTACGAAGGGACGAGCGACATCCAGCGGCTGGTGATCAGCCGCGCGCTGGTCCAGTGA
- a CDS encoding aldehyde dehydrogenase family protein: MSATIALQLDPFALAKELSGKQFIDGEFRPASSGKTFPVINPATGEEVAQAAFGEAADVEAAVAAAVKAQKEWAKRGARERGKLVAACGAALGERVEELGRLLALETGKALRTESRVEAGVLADMFTFFGGLAPELKGETVPFNPTMLTMTVREPIGVVGAIIPWNVPLLLMAMKIAPALVAGNAVVVKSAEEAPLTVLRVIQIMNSILPPGLVNILSGFGPECGAPLVAHPKVGKVTFTGSVETGKIVYRTAADKLIPVTLELGGKSPMIVMADADLDQAIGGAIAGMRFTRQGQSCTASSRIFVHDSIHDVFVETLKEKVNALKMGDPLDEATDIGTIVSPQQMDRVQSYIALGKETKGATAHALSAMPADPKLAKGLFVQPHLFTGVTNDDRIAREEIFGPVCCVIRWTDYEEVIAAANDSEYGLAATVWTRDLKVAMDAVHRLEAGFVQVNQNLVVQPNLSYGGVKTSGLGKEATLESMLEHFTHKKTIIINMK; the protein is encoded by the coding sequence ATGAGCGCCACCATCGCCCTCCAGCTCGATCCCTTCGCCCTGGCGAAGGAGTTGTCCGGCAAGCAGTTCATCGACGGGGAGTTCCGCCCCGCCTCCTCCGGCAAGACCTTCCCGGTGATCAACCCCGCCACCGGCGAGGAGGTCGCCCAGGCCGCCTTCGGCGAGGCCGCCGACGTCGAGGCCGCGGTCGCCGCCGCCGTCAAGGCACAGAAGGAGTGGGCGAAGAGGGGGGCGCGCGAGCGCGGCAAGCTGGTCGCCGCCTGCGGTGCGGCGCTGGGCGAGCGGGTCGAGGAGCTGGGCCGCCTGCTGGCGCTCGAGACGGGCAAGGCGCTGCGCACCGAATCGCGCGTCGAAGCCGGCGTGCTGGCCGACATGTTCACCTTCTTCGGCGGGCTGGCGCCGGAGCTGAAGGGCGAGACCGTGCCTTTCAACCCGACCATGCTGACCATGACGGTGCGCGAGCCGATCGGCGTCGTCGGCGCCATCATCCCGTGGAACGTGCCGCTCCTGCTGATGGCGATGAAGATCGCCCCGGCGCTGGTCGCCGGCAACGCGGTGGTGGTGAAGTCGGCGGAAGAGGCGCCGCTGACCGTGCTGCGCGTCATCCAGATCATGAACAGCATCCTGCCGCCGGGGCTGGTCAACATCCTCTCCGGCTTCGGCCCGGAATGCGGCGCGCCGCTGGTGGCGCACCCGAAGGTCGGCAAGGTGACCTTCACCGGCTCGGTCGAGACCGGCAAGATCGTCTACAGGACCGCCGCCGACAAGCTGATCCCGGTCACGCTGGAGCTGGGCGGCAAGAGCCCGATGATCGTCATGGCCGACGCCGATCTCGACCAGGCGATCGGCGGCGCCATCGCCGGCATGCGCTTCACCCGCCAGGGCCAGAGCTGCACCGCCTCCTCGCGCATCTTCGTCCATGACAGCATCCACGACGTCTTCGTCGAGACGCTGAAGGAGAAGGTGAACGCGCTGAAGATGGGCGACCCGCTGGACGAGGCGACCGACATCGGCACCATCGTCTCGCCGCAGCAGATGGACCGGGTGCAGAGCTACATCGCGCTTGGCAAGGAGACGAAGGGCGCCACCGCCCACGCCCTGTCGGCGATGCCGGCCGACCCGAAGCTGGCCAAGGGGCTGTTCGTGCAGCCGCACCTGTTCACCGGCGTCACCAATGACGACCGCATCGCCCGCGAGGAGATCTTCGGCCCGGTCTGCTGCGTCATCCGCTGGACCGATTACGAGGAGGTCATCGCCGCCGCCAACGACAGCGAATACGGTCTCGCCGCCACGGTGTGGACGCGGGACCTGAAGGTGGCGATGGATGCGGTGCACCGGCTGGAAGCCGGCTTCGTCCAGGTGAACCAGAACCTGGTGGTGCAGCCCAACCTCAGCTATGGCGGGGTGAAGACCTCCGGCCTCGGCAAGGAGGCCACGCTGGAGTCGATGCTGGAGCACTTCACCCACAAGAAGACCATCATCATCAACATGAAGTGA
- a CDS encoding acetyl-CoA C-acyltransferase: protein MTDTVVIAGAARTPMGGFQGDLQGLTAPQLGSVAIKAALERAGVKPEAVDEVFMGNVLPAGLGQAPARQASIGAGIPEAAGCTTISKVCGSGMKAVMLAHDLIKAGSAEVMVAGGMESMSNAPYLLDRARGGYRMGHGRVLDHMFLDGLEDAYDRGRLMGTFAEECAQHYQFTREAQDAYAIESLNRARRATEDGSFAKEIVAVTVKGRKGDTLVERDEQPLKADPSKIPTLKPAFAKDGTVTAANASSISDGAAALVLTTRSNAEKQGLPILAEIKAHSNHAQAPAWFTTAPVGAIQKVLERAGWSAKDVDLYELNEAFAVVAMAAMRELDIPHDRINVHGGACALGHPIGASGARILVTLMSALEKNGLKRGVASLCIGGGEATAVALELV from the coding sequence ATGACGGATACGGTTGTCATCGCGGGCGCCGCCCGCACGCCGATGGGCGGGTTCCAGGGCGACCTGCAGGGCCTGACCGCCCCGCAGCTCGGCTCCGTCGCCATCAAGGCGGCGCTGGAGCGGGCCGGCGTGAAGCCGGAGGCGGTGGACGAGGTCTTCATGGGCAACGTGCTGCCGGCCGGCCTGGGCCAGGCACCCGCCCGCCAGGCCTCGATCGGCGCCGGCATCCCCGAGGCGGCGGGCTGCACGACCATCTCCAAGGTCTGCGGTTCGGGCATGAAGGCGGTCATGCTCGCCCATGACCTGATCAAGGCCGGCTCGGCCGAGGTCATGGTTGCCGGCGGCATGGAGAGCATGTCCAACGCGCCCTACCTGCTGGACCGCGCCCGCGGCGGCTACCGCATGGGCCACGGCCGCGTGCTCGACCACATGTTCCTCGACGGGCTGGAGGACGCCTACGACCGCGGCCGCCTGATGGGCACCTTCGCCGAGGAGTGCGCCCAGCACTACCAGTTCACCCGCGAGGCGCAGGACGCCTACGCCATCGAGAGCCTGAACCGCGCCAGGCGCGCGACCGAGGACGGGAGCTTCGCCAAGGAGATCGTCGCCGTCACGGTCAAGGGCCGCAAGGGCGACACGCTGGTCGAGCGGGACGAACAGCCGCTGAAGGCCGACCCGTCCAAGATCCCGACGCTGAAGCCGGCCTTCGCCAAGGACGGCACGGTGACCGCGGCCAACGCCTCGTCGATCTCGGACGGTGCGGCGGCGCTGGTGCTGACGACGCGGTCGAACGCGGAGAAGCAGGGGCTGCCGATCCTGGCCGAGATCAAGGCCCACTCCAACCACGCCCAGGCTCCGGCCTGGTTCACCACCGCCCCGGTGGGCGCCATCCAAAAGGTGCTGGAGCGTGCCGGCTGGTCGGCCAAGGACGTCGATCTCTACGAGCTGAACGAGGCGTTCGCCGTGGTCGCCATGGCGGCGATGCGCGAGCTGGACATCCCGCACGACAGGATCAACGTCCATGGCGGCGCCTGCGCGCTGGGCCATCCGATCGGCGCCTCGGGCGCCCGCATCCTGGTCACGCTGATGTCGGCGCTGGAGAAGAACGGCCTGAAGCGCGGCGTCGCCTCGCTCTGCATCGGCGGCGGCGAAGCGACCGCCGTGGCGCTGGAGCTGGTCTGA
- a CDS encoding phenylacetate--CoA ligase family protein yields MTDFYDDLETRSPARREEELFAALPAQLAHAKANAPYFSRLLAEVDPASVRDRAGLAALPVTRKSDLIALQKDAPPFGGLAALPVGQLARVFASPGPIHDPEPYGADPWRSARALFAAGFRKGDLAQNCFAYHMTPAGSMFETGAHAVGCAVIPAGTGNTELQAQVVAALKPRGYIGTPDFLKIILEKADELGLDSASLKIGSVSGGPYLPDARAFYEARGLDIYQCYGTADLGIVAYETPARSGLVVNEGVIVEILRPGTGDPVPDGEVGEVVVTLFSEAYPLVRFATGDLSAVMPGESPCGRTNVRLRGWLGRADQTTKVKGMFVHPSQVAEVLRRHPQLRRARLVVGRADASDTMTLRCEAEEGGEALEAAVRETLASVTKLRGTVELVPPGSLPNDGKVIEDARA; encoded by the coding sequence ATGACCGACTTCTACGACGACCTCGAGACGCGCTCCCCGGCCCGGCGCGAGGAGGAGCTGTTCGCCGCCCTGCCGGCCCAGCTCGCCCATGCCAAGGCCAACGCCCCCTATTTCAGCCGCCTGCTGGCGGAGGTCGATCCCGCGTCGGTCCGCGACCGCGCCGGCCTTGCGGCCCTGCCGGTGACCCGCAAGTCCGACCTGATCGCCCTGCAGAAGGACGCGCCGCCCTTCGGCGGGCTGGCGGCCCTGCCGGTCGGCCAGCTCGCGCGGGTCTTCGCCTCGCCCGGCCCGATCCACGACCCGGAGCCCTACGGCGCCGATCCCTGGCGCAGCGCGCGGGCGCTGTTCGCCGCCGGCTTCCGCAAGGGCGACCTCGCGCAGAACTGCTTCGCCTACCACATGACCCCCGCCGGCTCGATGTTCGAGACCGGGGCCCATGCGGTCGGCTGCGCCGTCATCCCGGCCGGCACCGGCAACACCGAGCTGCAGGCCCAGGTGGTGGCGGCGCTGAAGCCGCGCGGCTACATCGGCACGCCGGACTTCCTGAAGATCATCCTGGAGAAGGCGGACGAGCTGGGGCTCGACAGCGCCTCGCTGAAGATCGGCAGCGTGTCGGGCGGCCCCTACCTGCCCGACGCCCGCGCCTTCTACGAGGCGCGCGGGCTCGACATCTACCAGTGCTACGGCACCGCCGACCTCGGCATCGTCGCCTACGAGACGCCGGCCCGCTCCGGCCTCGTCGTGAACGAGGGGGTGATCGTCGAGATCCTGCGGCCCGGCACCGGCGATCCGGTTCCCGACGGCGAGGTGGGGGAGGTGGTGGTGACCCTCTTCTCCGAGGCCTATCCGCTGGTCCGCTTCGCCACCGGCGACCTCTCGGCGGTGATGCCCGGCGAGAGCCCCTGCGGCCGCACCAACGTCCGGCTGCGCGGCTGGCTCGGCCGGGCCGACCAGACGACCAAGGTCAAGGGCATGTTCGTCCACCCCTCGCAGGTGGCCGAGGTGCTGCGCCGCCACCCGCAGCTTCGCCGGGCGCGGCTGGTGGTCGGGCGGGCCGACGCCAGCGACACCATGACTCTGCGCTGCGAAGCGGAGGAGGGCGGGGAGGCTTTGGAGGCTGCCGTGCGAGAAACGCTTGCGTCGGTAACAAAATTGCGCGGTACTGTCGAGCTCGTCCCGCCCGGCAGCCTGCCCAACGACGGCAAGGTGATCGAGGACGCCCGCGCCTGA
- a CDS encoding ABC transporter ATP-binding protein, translating to MLNAATATPAQQVNGAPPVAPAKRTLLSVNNIEVVYNDVILVLRGLSLEVPEGEIVALLGANGAGKSTTLKAISGLLKTEDGEVTRGDITFAGERINGIDPDSIVRKGIFQVMEGRRIIGDMTCLENLRLGAFTRRDNGVKDDLDMVFHYFPRLKERTGLAGYLSGGEQQMLAIGRAMMARPKLILMDEPSMGLSPLMVKEVFGIIRQINKDLGVTILLVEQNARMALQAASRGYIMENGKVVLDGTADELRNNEDVKEFYLGGGNEERKSFKNLKSFKRRKRWI from the coding sequence ATGCTGAACGCCGCCACGGCCACTCCCGCCCAACAGGTCAACGGCGCCCCGCCGGTCGCCCCGGCCAAGCGCACGCTGCTTTCCGTCAACAACATCGAGGTCGTCTACAACGACGTGATCCTCGTGCTCCGCGGGCTCAGCCTGGAGGTGCCGGAGGGCGAGATCGTGGCCCTGCTGGGCGCCAACGGCGCCGGCAAGTCCACGACGCTCAAGGCGATCTCCGGCCTGCTGAAGACGGAGGACGGCGAGGTCACCCGCGGCGACATCACCTTCGCCGGCGAGCGGATCAACGGCATCGACCCGGACAGCATCGTCCGCAAGGGCATCTTCCAGGTGATGGAGGGTCGCCGGATCATCGGCGACATGACCTGCCTGGAGAACCTGCGCCTGGGCGCCTTCACCCGCCGCGACAACGGCGTGAAGGACGACCTGGACATGGTCTTCCACTATTTCCCCCGCCTGAAGGAACGCACCGGCCTTGCCGGCTACCTGTCGGGCGGCGAGCAGCAGATGCTCGCCATCGGCCGCGCCATGATGGCCCGCCCGAAGCTGATCCTGATGGACGAGCCGTCCATGGGCCTGTCGCCGCTGATGGTGAAGGAGGTCTTCGGCATCATCCGGCAGATCAACAAGGACCTGGGCGTCACCATCCTGCTGGTCGAGCAGAACGCCCGCATGGCCCTGCAGGCGGCCAGCCGCGGCTACATCATGGAAAACGGCAAGGTGGTGCTGGACGGCACGGCCGACGAGCTGCGCAACAACGAGGACGTGAAGGAATTCTACCTCGGCGGCGGCAACGAAGAGCGCAAGAGCTTCAAGAACCTGAAGAGCTTCAAGCGCCGCAAGCGCTGGATCTGA